The stretch of DNA ttaaccCTGCAAGAATAGAAATGTGTACAGTAGGAGTACAGAGAAGGAATATGTGCTTCTACTTACTTGCAAAAAAATGGCCAAAACAGCTATACCATCTGTTCTTCTCACAGCATCAAGGTAATTACTGTATTTTGGATTCCAGTGTAACAAATGTAGCtggaaacaaagagaaacaaatataaAGAGATCCATTACTGAACTGCAAACTATTAGAGGCTGAATTTAGAGTTCTTCATGTATATGAGAAAGTTTGGGGCCACAAAGAGTGAGGATTAGGCCTTCAAAAAAATTAGATGTCAATTCATACATGAATTATACAAGTCATATTACAATTTAGACTactattttgctttaaaatgaacTACAAACATCTCAATGTTAAAAGAAGTTTCATCCTAAAGCTGAACATAGACAAGATGGCAGAACACACACAATTCAGAAGTGATCTACCAATACGTGATTCATTACCATTTAGttttcaaaatacagtaaatcTAGTAAAGAACTTATAAAAATGTATGTTCTGTATATTATTAATCTACACTCTTCATCTTCCAATACCATCTTAAAGGCAGAAAATTAATGTAAGGCATTCCTTCTAATTTCTGTGTCACTTCAGCCATAATactatattttcagaaaagtgTTTTAGTAAGTTTCCATTGCTTCTCAGTAATTCAGTCTTGATGTCCTGTGTTTCAAGCCACAGTGTCTTAAAAACATGGAAACTTTTATTTCACatatacaatttttcttttcttatggGGTAAGAATTACTTTAGCACAATTCACATTTATAAGAATCTGGAGAAGAAGATGCCACAGATAGTTAAAGATAATTGGACTATTTGAAATGCTGACAAATGACAGTTCTTGTCCCactgaacagaaatgaaaatcctactttataacatattttaaagtaaaaagcaGGGAGTCTTACCTCTCCTGCATATCTCACTCCATTCACAACATGTTCAGAGCCATGGTCATCAGACGAACCCCAATGAAAGTGAAGTTGACGCAGCCTGTAGACTCCTGGAAGTGGCCCACCTCTCAACACTGCAATTGATAATCTGCATCAGCATTAGActcaggtattttatttttatttttattttttttttgttaagaaatatatatacatttaaaatactaaCAAACAGTTACTGTACAGAGCTCCTACGTTCTCAGAGAACTGCATACCTCTTGGATATCTGCAAGAGCACTTCAGGCAACTGTTTTCAGCTACATCCACTTACAGACAGCTGAAAATGCATGCCTGGCTTCCATAATAGTCAATTGAGACCactgttttaattaatttacatAAATGTGAGCATCTGAGCTATGCCTATCTACACAGGGCTGGCAGATATGGTACAGAATCTGTAGAAAAACTGTACATTTGTAAAGTTATATCTGGAGGCAAGGTGATTTACATTAGGTCATCAAAAATGATATGAGATACCTATGTTTGGGTAACTGAATTAAGCCTCTAATCAGAAGTCAAGCCTCTGAAGTAATTCTGCTTGCCTTAAGTAGGCACACAGCAGACGGTGACCTGAATTGTTCTCCAGAATCCATTGATTCAGTGTGACTCCATCTCCActggctaggcctatatttaaaaaaacacatgagacacctaaatttaatatttacctatatgaaagcacaaaaaaatagCTATGATTAAGATCACCTGCTGAAATGCAAGGTGTTAAAGAAATTCCTGCAAAATTCTACAGATTTTATCTGCTATAGCAGACGATgacttctttgtttaaaaagctACGAAAACActgatgctgcttctgctgctgtaaTGGCTGCTCCCTCTGGCTGTGGAAGAGGGGAGCAAATGAGCCAGAAAAGCAATCACTAAGAATGCAAACCATCTTCCTACAGAAAAGTTCAGCCTGTGACAAGCAATAGCCTGCACTCTAGATAATCTTAGCATTTTTACACAGCAGATGAAGGCAGTGTATTTGAAAGGAGCTCACAATAAAAAGGGAAGAACTTCTCAACATTCGCCAAATACTAATCAATCTTGAATTCtcattcacttctttttttggAGATAGATGTTAATATGCATTCCTATAAGCCATTCAGCAGTTCCCAGGAACAGGTTTCtgtacattaaagaaaaatgtccttAAATCTGAAAAGATAAAGAATGAAATCCCTGATCACCTCAAGAAACAAAGTACTAAGGACATTAAGAATATTCTTTAATGAATATTAAGAGCAAGCTGTTACTTTCAAATGCCTTTTACTTGTTCCCACAGTCATTCAGTACCACAGCTGGTGCAGACACAGTAACAGTAGTAGCTGACAAAGCCATCAATTCTCCATTAAAATAGATCTGTAAGACCAAATAATCCAGTTTAAGGTAAAAACGTGTCATTATTTCCACAGATGGGCCATCAGCAGACAATCGGGCATTAGGTGAAGCTCTGCATCACCTCATGCCAACATATTCATGCTTCTCTCATCTATAAATAGGCAGTGGGTTTTGCTTAGCAAACTTTCAGCAGATAGAATGATGCAAAGATTAAGATGCCTCTAAGCCAACATCTCCCAATGGAcaaaagttgttgtttttttttttttaatattatttatttatttaaatttaattgcAAGTGTGCAgtataaaaaacagaaatatatgaaaTGAGAGTAAGTAAATTATGGGACTCCCTCAAAATAACAGGGCCTAACTACAGGGAGAGTGTACCACCAGCCCAGGAAGGCAAGGGAGAAGAGAATTCAGCACTTTTTAGTGGCTAGAGGGCTCTTATCATTGCAAACTCTTGTCCTCCTGCTCTTTTTATCTAGGCTTGCACACTGACCCTCAGCAGTGCCTGCTACCAGGCACTGCAAAACACTAACAAAAATGTTGTGTCAGTCTGAAGAACTTGCTCGAATTCTGTGTCTTGCTAAAGTAAAACTGGTGGAGTTATGTAAACACAATTGTCTTCCTTGCTGGCTGTGAAGGCATACTCTGAAAGTCAAGTGGAAAAACACAGGGAGCACCAAACAGAGTCATGAAGTGAGTTGTGTTTATAAACACAAGAAGAACTAACTGCTCCTACAAGATTTATGATCCTTGCATGCTGCTGCATCCATAAAATGAACTGGTAAACCACAGTGAAATTAAATTAGTAAGGTATTACTGCTGAACAGCTGAAAAAGATACATCACCTTTGTTATGCTTTGTAACAACATACATGCTGCTTTGTAACAGAATGTGACAGTGTAAAAACTACAGCTTTGTAATGCCAGTGACAAATTTTAGCCATTATAAAATCCTCTGCTCAAATAGGATCTCAGTACTTAAACACGCTGGCTAATTGCAGGGGTCAAATGTGTTTGCTAAAAGCTTTCTGAACATACTTCCACAGTTCTCACTGAAATTTTCCTTGAGTCAACAGTGAATAGATACGCAAAAGAATTGCTCTTATTTGTATGTGAACTTTGTGCTCTTCAGGGGACAGACTGGGAAAAAGACTGTCCCTGACAGTCTGCCAGAGACCTTCACCTGAATGCAACACCCCCATTCCAGCTCTGTGCCTCTGGATCAGAGCCTGCTCTCACTGAGCTCCCACATTCTTGTGATCTCAGGTAGGGCTGGCATCCCGGTCTCCAGGGGCAGAAAGCTGACAACCCACTTCATAACCATAGCCTCAGAAGGCCCTTGACTGTCCAAGCATTTGTACCTCCAACAATAGCATGGAAGTCCAAAGTTTATAGAAACTCAGCTCCTAAATCCCCTGGACCCAAGTTCTGCAGTGCTCGTTTACACTCAATACTTTCCTGCAGACACCACAAATGATAAATGTGCTAAGAACTGAAGGAAGAAGTTAATTTTGCTGCCTTTAGCAATATGAAGTATAACCATGAAGTAAAGTGGTAGGCAGCATAGCTACCGGGGTACACAAGCACAGGGATTTAGCTGTGGTATTACTGTAACACCCACCAACTTCTTCCAATGTGAAGTCAGTACACAAAATGTTAAGTAACTTTTTGCAGTTACTCAACCAAATCTACCAAAACTAGATATCTACCAAAATCAACCAAAACTAGAGGGTCTATGGACAGACTTCCCCAGTTCTAATTAAAGTGACTGGGCTTTGTACTAATTGTTTATTCACCAGAAGCTGATTATCAAAATCTCATCTGCAAAGATAAACGAGGTTTCCCACAAGGTGGTACTCCAGGAAATGGTGCCCACAAGCACTTGTCATGCTATTAACAGACCTATAAGCAAAAGTTCTCACTATGTACAGTAATCATCTGCTTAACTTCTTTTTTCATCATCTACTCCCAAAAGGACACATTCCTTTGATAAGAAATCAAGAgagtctgaaaaaaatcatcaggGTAGCCTTATAAAAAAGCATGCCTGCACTGAGGTCCTGCATAACTTATAAATAGCTGGAGATAAACTCTCCAATTGCTTGTATTAGAGTAGCTCCAAAGATAACAGCAACAGGCCCCTTTACAATATAAAATGTGAATTACATTAGATTGTCCTACTGCCAGAAACTTCTCTACAATAATTTGAGTTTAAGAGACTGTCCAAAAGATGAATATTCAAAGCCTTTCTGGCAGAGAAGACACAATGGAAGTAAAACTCTGAGAGAGGTGCGTagtaatttgtttttatcatcTTTGCAATCTACTAAGCAATTAGGGAATGTTTACGTCTACTTCATCTACTACTATTAAAAACCTAGATGTAACTACAGATACAAGTATGACCACTAACTGAATaacttaggaaaagaaaaaaaggctttagtTTTCTGGCTAACTCTGAAATAATTCAGATAAAGTGATAGATAAATATATAGGTAGATAGAATGGTTTTGTTCCAAAGGaataaaagcttcattttgatGTTATTGCTGTTATATATATTATGCAGCAAGTGGTTTCTTTACACACAAAATAAGTCACTATATGTATCCAAGAAGTTTCAAACTTGCTCAAGTCAGTAGGAGTATGCACAGTGGAATTTGTCCTGCAATTAGCATTATATTAGAGAAGGAACACCACCCACATACTCAACAGACAATGGTATAACAAAAAAGACATAACAATAAACACTGAATGTTTCTTGCCTTCAAAGAGTTGAGAAATacacctactttttttttttttttccagtgagtcactttttatttctgagatCAGAACACAACAGATACTGTgcaatttatctgaaaaaaattcagaaagttccaaacctttcttctctttgtagCCACAGTTCTGCATCTGTGTTATGTATTTCTGTACCTGGATACTCCCCATGATGCACAATCTCAGTAATTATAACAATAACTGACATTAATTCAAGATATATAACGCATTGATATATCTGATGCTGTTCCAACAAATAAAAGAGATGGTAacgaaaaaaaaagtaagaaatggTCATGGAGGTCTTCCCATATGCCACAGCTACCTGTCTTTACTTATGTATAATGCTATCTGACActaagaataatatttttatataaataacacTAAATATTACCACTTTGCTAGAAAGGTAATCAACCTCTTGATGATGTAGTAATCTGTGAGTTTTGATAGTGTACTACCTATTCCATTACACATATTTTGATACTCAGTTTTCATGAAACCCAAGTCATTTAATCTAAATTAAATTAGTGCATGTAGGCATTTAAGACCAACAAACCTATAAGCAAAATTCTGCATAGTAATTATAGCAGTCAATCCTAGTTATATTGTAATGAAGCTTATACTGTAGTTTAATTAGTCTGTTCACTATAGAAGATTGACTTTTTAATACTTTACTGAAATtgacatttcttccttttcttaccATTTCATGTGCTATAAATAATAACACAATTCTGTTGACcttgatataaaaataaagagtgaggtatgcatttgatttttctcttttatcttAGTACTAATGCCATTTCATACTTTAATGGgatgtttttcctttgaaatataGCCAACATTGTCAACATGAAACTTCAATGGTTATGCCAACGCAAACTAAATACTTCTAGCACCTGTTGAACAGAACAGACAcatcttttcaaaatacatagCCCCACTAATTCTTAAAAGATCTACATTATGAGTGTACCATATTACTTCTTGTATTAACTGTGAGTGATGAGATAAAAGATTCTgggcattaaaatattttggatattgAAACTGAAATACTGCAATTTCTCATCCTCATTAAGACAAAATTTTATGAATGTCAAAGTGATTAAGTGATTAACTAAAGTGACTTAGTGGTGATATCTGATTCAGTACTTCATTTATCAGACATTACATGGGTACAGTTTTCCATTATAGTGACTTCAGCCATATACATAGTTACAGATGTTCTGCTGGGCATGTCAAATAGCCCCAAATGGATTTCAGTCCTCATAGACAAAGCCTAGACTGCATGGGCCCCTGGAAAGCAACACAACAGCACTGTGGCAAGTACAGAAATTTACCCTTAACCTTAATACATGCCGCAACAAGCTTATCTGCAGTTTTCTCCATTCCCTAGGATTTAACCCATGGACTTTAAAAGTAGCCACAGGCCTTTCCCACCAGTTGTGAGGGGCACTGGAGTCACAGCATCCTGTATGTGCCATGCGCATGGCGCTACATAAAGACCTCCTTACAGCCATGAGCATTCAGAGCCCTCTGTCTTTCACACAGGCTGAGAACTATTCGCAAACATACCATAACAGCTCAAGGTAAAAACGTAACTAACCTGATCTATCGAAAGAGTCATCAAACACAATTCTGCAGGTTTTCCCATTATTGAGGATGGTCTTCGCTGCACCGGGGTCGTAACTAGCGAACCACGGCAGGAGGGAGCGATCATAATGCACTTCTTTGTTATTGATTTCAATAGGTGACTGATGGCGTCCTTTGGCAATCGGGTAATTTTTGTGCCACTGGTCTGgtcctagaaaaaaatacagagaaatatcATGAAAACCTTTTCCAGCTAGGTATGAATTGCACTTGTTTCACAACAATTGCAAGTTTGTCTTTGCCGTGCTATGGAACATAAACAAAATGTATTAGCAAGTGGGTTACTAATCACCTGGCTGTTAGTCATGGCCTGTCAAGAGCTGTGTAACAAACAATTAGATCATTCCAGCTGGGATATTACACACCACACGCTGTTCAGCTGAACCCAAACCCACACAGCACCCCCCAGATACCTTATGTAGCGGGTGCCTGACAACACACCGGGGGAGGAGATGAAAGGTGTGTGCTCAAAGCCAGGCAGTGGCTAGAAACAGGACGGGGTACCCCCAGAGGGTGACCCAGATGGCACACCTAGCCTCGGCCCCGGGCACCCCACTGCAGAGCAAAGCCTGTGCCGGTGCTCACCGTTGTCGCTGTCGTAGCCCCACGGGTAGTAGTTGGGGTTGATCATGGTGCCTCTGCCTCgccccagcccctcccagcGGCTCTGGCAGGACAGCAGCCGGCCCTGACGGCTGCTTTTTATACCCTGCCGCCAGCTCCATGCCCGTCCCCGCCGAGAGGGACCGCGGGGCCCCGGGGCGGGGAGAGCCGCGCTCCCCGGtaccgcccgccgccgccccgccgtcAGGGGCCGCCCCGCATTTAGGGTGCACGGGGGGATGGCGGCGGGGGTCCGCTCTGTGGGGTGGCCCCGATGTGTGGCGAGCACTTAGGGGATGGAGGCAGGGGGTCGTCGGCCGTCCTGGATGGGGCAGAGATGCTGGAGCACACCGGGGCGGTGCTGGGAAGGGCTGCTGAGGggacagggctgctgctgcctgccccagctctgAGTGGGGTGTGGAAATGTGTGAAGCAGTCTCAGGGCTGCCAGAGTGAGCAGTCCAGTTTCCACAAATTTTCACAAATTTGGACGTAACTCCGCTGAGGAGAGTTACAGGTTCCATCGCCTCAGTTCTCTCCCTTACACAGGAGCAGCAATTCACCTGTGCACAGCCGGTACAGgcctgccccagctgctcagCCACACTGCTGCTTGCCCTCGTGTTTCTCCAAGCTTAATGGACTTTGTGTGGACGTTTCTGGAAAGCCCACTTGCTGTGAGGCTGCCTCAGGTTAGATTAGGCTGGGTGTCTCCTGAGGGGACTGTGTTAGCAGTGTTTCCCACTTGATCCACAGTGCAGCACCAATTTGGAGGTCGTCTGGGAGGGACTGTGTCTGACAGCTTCTGCATGCAAATGGTTATCACAGATTCACACCCTTGCCTATAAAATTTCCACATATACAATTGGCATCCAGTGTTGCTCCCTGTCTCCCACTGTTGTCGTAAACAGCTTCCCCACAAAAACGGTGGTGTCATTTGTCCCTGGCTTTTAAAAAGGTGCTGCTTCCTACTGCAAGGATTCTTGGAAAGTGGAACTCACCCGAGCTGAAgatccagctctgcctgctgcaaaTAAAGTCTCCATTATCGCATTAAACATAGgatctgtttgttttgcttctgttctcTTTTCATTTAGCAGGGTGTTATGCATCAAAGTGCACTTAAAATTGTAAGCATACTTGTTAGCATGTGCACGTTCCTTAGGCGACACACATGTGACGTGCAGAACTCAAataacttctgaaaaatatttgttatccTGGCACGTGGGGAATTATTAGATGAGTTAGATACGGAGACTAGCACACTGTTGTAAAATGGATGACAGACTAACTGGGCAGAAGAAAAGATATTGGCCTGAAAGGTGAATTACTGTGGTTTATGCTTTTGTAGACTTTCTGAATAACAAGTGGAATTATCTTAATAAATAGTAGTGAAGTGGGGAAAAAGTACAAGTCtgtcaaagaaaaatgcagatggCACAGGTTATAAGTGTGGGGTTGTCATGTGGAAAAGTCCAGGACCCCTGAACACTGTGTAAGCTACAGTAGCAGAAAATGCTACACAATGGTCCAGAATCATGGTCTTGGCTGAaaggtttgtttgttcatttgtttgtttgtttctgatccAAAGTGGAAGTGAAAGAGGACAGGAAAGAGTGGGATTTTTAGTCATACAATGTCAATAAGGAAGGCCAGGGACTGCTTATAAAAAGCAGGTACAAAACAGGGCTTATCTGGATGTGTAGtttcactggagctggagagatgCTGGTATGACCTCCTCTGAAATAggtttgttcttcttgttgtgtGTACTGAGTAAAGCAGAATGAAGACTATTTGGAACAGGTGCTGGGGAGACCAGAGCACCAAAGAGCCTCTTTTACAAGAGGAGTCTATAAAAGCGCAGTGTTCTTTGCATAGCAAACAGGGGGAAGAGGGAAGTGACAGCTGTCTGTATATACACATCAGAGAGGTAAACACCAAGAAATGGGAAAAGTTACTGAAGCTAAAGAGCAAAGtcaatcaaaaaacaaacacatatgcATGTGCCACAAACAAAGGCAAGATAACTGATGAAGGTTTTGAGACACCCAAGGCAGTCCAGTAGTTTTTTAGTAGGAAAAGGGGGTCATGAACAACATAAACAGGAGCTACGTGTTCATTCTCTACGGAGCACATACTATTTCCCACCTCTTCCTCATTTTGTTACTCCTAGTTGCCACCATCTTCTTACTGTCATGACCCACACACAAATCTCTAGATCCAGAACAACTTCTGGTGACTCAGACCCTTGCCTGTCTTCTAGATAGAGCTACATTGCAAACATAACCACAGCCTATCTGTAGTAGCCCAGGACTATGAACAGCACCCTGGAAAACAAGTATAAGCATTTTCCAGTTTCTCAGCCTATTTTTgtgaaaacaattttatgtTGCTTCTTAAGTCCAAATTAGTGGTAAGTCAGGGAAAccacagagagaaaatatctgagaagagagaaaaaaataaatggagttCTGGTATGTGAGTATAGACATATGCATTGAAGCTAATCTTTGGGTCTCACCTGCCACATACAAATATTTCCACGACCTCACAATTTGTTTCAAATATGTGCCCTGCACCCACCAAGGAACCTGTCTCGGGTCACCCGTTTTTCACAATCAGACCATTTCTCATGTTCAGCCATGTCGTTGGGGCAGGATTACTTTGGGACTGTTAGGTAGGCATCTATGAATTTACAGTGAAAATGTGCACTAGTAGAATAGTAGATAATAACTAGTAGGTTGCAAGGGTGCACAATGCCCCCCAACACCTCTCTCCAGGTTAAATATTCATTCCTGTCTTTCTCAGAAAGTTCCTGAGAAGAATAACTTAAAAACATTGACCTTACTAGCAGAAAATCTGGTATGAGAAAACTATTAAAAGTGTTTGTTGGGCTTTTTTATTGTTGGACATGGCCTAAGCAttattaaagaaatgttttaagtGAATACACAGATTGAATAGAAGAGAACAGTCACAATTAAATTTAGTCTAAAAAGGTTGAAACAAAGAGctttcacagagaaaaatgacATTCACTTTTGGACAATGACATATCCCAGTTTGCCACAAACCAGGTTACAACACACACACCAATGCCTCCAATGCAGACACTACCGGATTTAGTGAAATACTTTTACAGACAGCATGGCAATAACTAGTTTCAAAGCTATAGGAGAGTTATGGAAGAAAGTTAtatgagaaaaattaaaaaatatattaacatgTTCTCTATGTGATCTCTATGGCACTCTttatggcaaaaaaataaaaaaataataacaaaatgcccccaaagtaCTGATATTTCACTGATTAAAATGCATGGCTATGTGTCTTCCCTGTGGAGTTCCGATTagtcattcattattttttcctataccACATATTTTCTCCATATACATTGCTAAGATTAACATCACTATAGGTTTAAAGAGAATCTTTTTTTACTTTGAGAACATAAGCTACTTCCTCTGGATCCcgctttttttccctctggctcctacatattttttttttaaatgtgtttcctTCACATATGTGTTTATAGGCTGTATATCCTAAGATATAATAATAAgatataataataatcttaaGATTATTATTGATGCTAATTAGTCTTTATGTCTAGCACTAACAGGACCTATCATGGTAGACAGCACACAAACATATATTGAGACCTTTTTCAAAGGCCTGAGAGACAGATGGGAAGGAGGTAGGCAGTCAGGAGCACTAACAGTAGCTCATGATTACAAAGCAGATTAATGACACAGTAAAAAATAGTATTCCAGGATGGTTGATGATTCATCCCCTGCACAG from Anas platyrhynchos isolate ZD024472 breed Pekin duck chromosome 2, IASCAAS_PekinDuck_T2T, whole genome shotgun sequence encodes:
- the LOC101802933 gene encoding carbonic anhydrase 3 — translated: MINPNYYPWGYDSDNGPDQWHKNYPIAKGRHQSPIEINNKEVHYDRSLLPWFASYDPGAAKTILNNGKTCRIVFDDSFDRSVLRGGPLPGVYRLRQLHFHWGSSDDHGSEHVVNGVRYAGELHLLHWNPKYSNYLDAVRRTDGIAVLAIFLQVGKTPKPEMKRILEEINAIKTKGKEAPFPNFDPSILFPKSHDYWTYHGSFTTPPCEECITWIILREPIIVSSDQMAKLRSLSKNAENEPDLPLVDNWRPTQPRYFRMVSASFL